The Pseudolabrys sp. FHR47 genome contains a region encoding:
- a CDS encoding SRPBCC family protein translates to MTSLPFKTDPKLDLVLERNIDVPVDLVWKAWTTPEHLKHWFCPKPWMVTECEIDLRPGGIFRSIMRGPEGQEFENIGCYLEVVPNKKLVFTDTLLPGYRPAANPFFTAYLLLDGNGERTRYTAVAMHGNEDARKKHEDMGFHDGWGTVVTQMVAFIKAGFKPT, encoded by the coding sequence ATGACGTCACTGCCGTTCAAGACCGATCCGAAGCTCGACCTCGTGCTCGAGCGCAATATCGATGTGCCGGTCGATCTGGTCTGGAAGGCGTGGACGACGCCGGAGCATCTCAAGCACTGGTTTTGCCCCAAGCCGTGGATGGTGACGGAATGCGAGATCGACCTGCGGCCGGGCGGAATCTTCCGCTCGATCATGCGCGGCCCCGAAGGCCAGGAGTTCGAAAACATCGGCTGCTATCTCGAGGTCGTGCCCAACAAGAAGCTCGTCTTCACCGACACGCTGCTGCCGGGCTACCGGCCTGCTGCCAATCCATTCTTCACCGCATACCTACTGCTCGACGGTAACGGCGAGCGCACCCGCTACACCGCGGTTGCGATGCACGGCAACGAGGACGCGCGCAAGAAACACGAGGACATGGGCTTCCATGACGGCTGGGGCACCGTGGTGACGCAGATGGTCGCCTTCATCAAGGCCGGCTTCAAGCCGACCTGA
- a CDS encoding alpha/beta fold hydrolase, producing the protein MSETNAGGGYITVKDGTTIFYKDWGSKTAQPIVFHHGWPLSADDWDAQMLFFLGEGYRVIAHDRRGHGRSSQTDTGNEMDTYAADVDALAAHLGLKNAIHVGHSTGGGEVARYVAQYGGNGRVAKAALLGAVPPIMLKTAANPGGLPLDVFDGFRTATASNRAQFFRDVPAGPFYGFNRPGAVVSQGVIDNWWRQGMMGGAKAHYDCIKAFSETDFTDDLKKIEVPTLVMHGEDDQIVPIADSALLAVKLLKKGELKTYKGFPHGMATTHADVINKDLLAFFKA; encoded by the coding sequence GTGAGCGAGACCAATGCGGGCGGCGGCTACATAACCGTCAAGGACGGCACCACAATCTTCTACAAGGACTGGGGCTCGAAGACCGCCCAGCCCATCGTTTTTCATCACGGCTGGCCGCTGAGCGCCGACGACTGGGACGCTCAGATGCTGTTTTTCCTCGGCGAGGGCTACCGCGTCATCGCCCACGACCGCCGCGGCCACGGGCGCTCCAGCCAGACCGACACCGGCAATGAAATGGACACCTATGCCGCCGACGTCGACGCACTGGCCGCGCATCTCGGCCTGAAGAACGCCATCCACGTCGGCCATTCGACCGGCGGCGGTGAAGTCGCGCGTTATGTCGCGCAGTATGGCGGCAATGGCCGCGTCGCCAAGGCCGCGCTGCTCGGCGCCGTGCCGCCGATCATGCTCAAGACCGCTGCCAATCCGGGCGGCTTGCCGCTCGACGTGTTCGACGGTTTCCGCACCGCGACCGCAAGCAACCGCGCGCAATTTTTCCGCGACGTTCCGGCCGGCCCGTTCTACGGCTTCAACCGTCCGGGCGCGGTGGTGTCGCAGGGCGTGATCGACAACTGGTGGCGGCAGGGCATGATGGGCGGCGCCAAGGCGCATTACGACTGTATCAAGGCCTTCTCGGAAACCGACTTTACCGACGACCTCAAGAAAATCGAGGTGCCGACCTTGGTGATGCATGGCGAAGACGACCAGATCGTGCCGATCGCCGACTCGGCTCTGCTTGCGGTCAAGCTGCTGAAGAAGGGTGAGCTCAAGACCTACAAGGGTTTCCCGCACGGCATGGCGACGACGCACGCCGACGTCATCAACAAGGATCTGCTGGCCTTCTTCAAGGCCTGA
- a CDS encoding MarR family winged helix-turn-helix transcriptional regulator produces MHRPLDEHFCFTLYATSMAVTRTYKPMLDELGITYPQYLMLTALAEQNGMTIGAIAARLGLESSTVTPPVKRLEQAGFVHRKRSSTDERQVTVHLTAAGRALLTKCKCLGDTLIENSGVSESQLASLNRQLQKIHRTLCDKLDAGARPRPS; encoded by the coding sequence GTGCACCGTCCGCTCGACGAACACTTCTGCTTCACGCTTTACGCCACCAGTATGGCAGTTACGCGAACCTACAAACCGATGCTCGACGAGCTAGGCATCACCTACCCGCAATATCTGATGCTGACGGCGCTGGCCGAGCAAAACGGAATGACCATCGGCGCCATTGCCGCCCGTCTGGGGCTCGAGTCCAGCACGGTGACGCCCCCGGTGAAGCGGCTGGAGCAAGCCGGCTTCGTTCACCGCAAGCGCAGCAGCACCGACGAACGGCAGGTGACCGTGCACCTGACCGCTGCCGGCCGCGCGCTGCTCACAAAGTGCAAATGTCTCGGCGATACGCTGATCGAGAATTCCGGCGTCAGCGAAAGCCAGCTCGCGAGCCTCAATCGTCAGCTCCAGAAGATCCACCGGACGCTGTGCGACAAGCTCGACGCCGGCGCCAGGCCCCGGCCCAGCTGA
- a CDS encoding thioredoxin family protein — protein MSEHIVSREDWLKQRMALLDEEKELMRHSDQVAQLRRQLPWVKVEKDYVFEGPDGHETLSDLFAGRRQLMVQHFMLAPGWEEGCKSCSYMADHSDGMIPHLAQRDVTFVAISRAPYDAIVRFKRRMGWKFKWLSSGGTSFNYDFRVSFTPDEVAKGSPVYNYGTSPFVRDELPGVSVFIKDENGNLFHTYSTYGRGVEVMMGTYRMLDLTPKGRDEQNLPFTMAWVRHHDRYESGTANAASCCGAQARG, from the coding sequence ATGAGTGAACATATTGTATCGCGCGAAGACTGGCTGAAGCAGCGCATGGCGTTGCTCGATGAAGAGAAGGAACTGATGCGGCACAGCGACCAGGTCGCGCAATTGCGCCGCCAACTGCCTTGGGTCAAGGTCGAGAAGGACTATGTGTTCGAAGGGCCGGACGGCCATGAGACACTCTCCGATCTGTTCGCCGGCCGTCGCCAGCTCATGGTGCAGCATTTCATGCTGGCGCCGGGCTGGGAGGAGGGCTGCAAGAGCTGCTCCTACATGGCCGACCATAGCGACGGCATGATCCCGCACCTCGCGCAACGCGACGTCACGTTCGTCGCCATCTCGCGCGCGCCTTACGACGCGATCGTGCGCTTCAAGCGGCGCATGGGCTGGAAGTTCAAGTGGCTGTCGTCGGGCGGTACGAGCTTTAACTACGACTTCCGCGTCAGCTTCACGCCGGACGAGGTTGCCAAGGGTTCGCCGGTGTACAATTACGGCACCTCGCCCTTTGTCCGCGACGAATTGCCCGGCGTCAGCGTGTTCATCAAGGACGAGAACGGCAACCTCTTCCACACTTATTCGACCTATGGCCGCGGCGTCGAAGTGATGATGGGTACCTATCGCATGCTCGACCTGACGCCGAAGGGTCGCGACGAGCAGAACCTGCCGTTCACGATGGCATGGGTGCGTCACCACGACCGTTACGAGTCCGGCACGGCGAATGCTGCATCGTGTTGCGGCGCGCAGGCGCGCGGGTGA
- a CDS encoding SRPBCC family protein, with protein sequence MTDIMLPGSYGEVIEPATLKIERVLPGPIERVWDYLTRSDLRRQWLASGDMATKAGTEFELTWRNDELTDPPGKRPDGFGDQHSAVCELLEYDPPHILSYTFGKHGEVTFTLTPQGDEVLLTLVHRRMPDPGIMFMVGPGWHAHLDILVAKMRGLKAEPFWDSWVKLKAEYAKRLPK encoded by the coding sequence ATGACCGACATCATGCTTCCTGGCAGCTATGGCGAAGTGATCGAGCCGGCGACGCTGAAAATCGAGCGCGTATTGCCTGGGCCGATCGAGCGGGTCTGGGATTACCTGACAAGAAGCGATCTGCGCCGGCAGTGGCTGGCGTCAGGCGACATGGCGACGAAGGCCGGCACCGAATTCGAACTCACCTGGCGCAACGACGAACTCACCGATCCGCCGGGTAAGCGGCCCGATGGATTCGGCGACCAGCACAGCGCGGTCTGCGAACTTCTCGAATACGATCCGCCGCACATTCTGTCTTACACATTCGGCAAGCATGGCGAGGTGACATTTACCCTCACGCCGCAAGGGGACGAAGTGCTGCTGACGCTCGTTCATCGCCGTATGCCGGATCCCGGCATCATGTTCATGGTAGGCCCCGGCTGGCACGCCCATCTCGATATTCTGGTGGCGAAGATGCGCGGCCTGAAAGCCGAGCCGTTCTGGGATAGCTGGGTCAAGCTCAAAGCTGAATACGCCAAGCGTCTACCGAAGTGA
- a CDS encoding helix-turn-helix transcriptional regulator, with the protein MVELLAPQLDTVFHALGDATRRQMLRDLAAGERSVGQLAEPFSISLAAASKHIKVLEGAGLIRREVKGRTHMCRLEPGPLASAHEWLGHYERFWLSRLDILENLLRADDARKPVAAGKPRTDKKKGPRP; encoded by the coding sequence ATGGTTGAATTATTGGCGCCTCAGCTCGACACCGTTTTTCACGCCCTCGGCGACGCTACGCGCCGGCAGATGTTGCGTGACCTCGCCGCCGGCGAGCGCTCGGTCGGCCAACTGGCCGAACCGTTTTCGATCTCGCTCGCCGCGGCCTCCAAACACATCAAGGTGCTGGAAGGCGCGGGGCTTATCCGCCGCGAAGTGAAGGGACGAACGCACATGTGCCGTCTCGAACCCGGCCCGTTGGCGAGCGCTCATGAATGGCTCGGCCATTACGAGCGCTTCTGGCTCAGCCGTCTCGACATTCTCGAAAACCTGTTGCGTGCGGACGACGCGCGCAAGCCAGTCGCCGCTGGCAAACCACGTACCGACAAGAAGAAGGGACCGCGTCCATGA
- a CDS encoding LOG family protein: MTDERKRTPITDPEEPLCGEFGPGNGSRGERLQTEFNTVEEALCRWRIRSTIVVFGSARVRENGPGRHPFWYQQARAFGRIASEQGGALRPRGQIHDNVIATGGGPGIMEAANRGAHDAGAPSIGFNIELPFEQKPNPYTTADLTFQFHYFSIRKMHLAMRANALVVFPGGFGTLDELFEILNLRVTRKAPPVTTIMVDRAFWKSIVNFDELARAGMVDPAEFNAFDFADDAGEVWAKLAAPI, from the coding sequence GTGACGGACGAACGGAAACGCACCCCGATAACCGACCCGGAGGAGCCGCTCTGCGGTGAGTTTGGACCGGGCAACGGCAGTCGCGGCGAGCGGCTGCAAACCGAGTTCAATACGGTGGAGGAGGCACTGTGCCGCTGGCGCATCCGGTCGACCATTGTAGTGTTCGGTTCGGCGCGCGTCCGCGAGAACGGGCCGGGACGTCATCCGTTCTGGTATCAGCAGGCGCGTGCCTTCGGCCGGATCGCGTCGGAGCAGGGCGGGGCGTTGCGGCCGCGCGGCCAGATCCATGACAATGTGATCGCGACCGGCGGCGGCCCGGGCATCATGGAAGCGGCGAACCGCGGCGCGCACGACGCCGGTGCGCCGTCGATCGGTTTCAACATCGAGCTGCCATTCGAACAGAAGCCCAATCCCTACACGACGGCGGACCTGACGTTCCAGTTTCACTACTTCTCGATCCGCAAGATGCATCTTGCCATGCGCGCCAATGCGCTGGTGGTGTTTCCCGGTGGCTTCGGCACGCTGGACGAACTGTTCGAAATCCTGAACCTGCGCGTCACGCGCAAGGCGCCGCCGGTGACGACGATCATGGTCGATCGCGCGTTCTGGAAATCCATCGTGAACTTTGACGAGTTGGCGCGCGCCGGCATGGTCGACCCGGCCGAGTTCAACGCCTTCGATTTCGCGGACGATGCCGGCGAAGTCTGGGCCAAGCTGGCGGCGCCAATCTGA
- a CDS encoding S9 family peptidase — translation MFVRALAAVILTTVAFTAPAAAQSSGAVQISSGVTYEQIGRWDTDKLNKVLTDDTPKFFGVTVKYSAAKNAVKLYRVTYNSVVPERGNKPIVATGLIAIPDIAGTSFPLVSYQHGTVYEKTQVPSFPDQSPETQLMLAQFAGQGYIVIGADYFGMGSSKEPEGYMVRASHQQATYDMLMASRAVLAHMKLESPKLFIAGWSQGGFVTMTFLEKLEAAGVKVDAAVTASAPVDIFVALNGFLNFPRKIDADWVNSLFILSSFSFENYYGVPGLARSLIADAYYDVARKAYLREPFNPADVPTDLRKLLKADYFNPQFFAESAYGKLVAQTTAYRWIVKSPTRNYYGETDEAISTGLGQLAATYQHAIGNGNNQVQAVSTGATSHRGTYATAVPQWKTWFDGL, via the coding sequence ATGTTCGTTCGTGCGCTGGCTGCCGTCATTCTGACCACTGTCGCCTTTACCGCACCGGCCGCCGCCCAGAGCAGCGGTGCCGTGCAGATATCGTCCGGCGTGACCTATGAACAGATCGGCCGCTGGGATACCGACAAGCTCAACAAGGTGCTGACCGACGACACGCCAAAGTTCTTCGGCGTCACCGTCAAATACAGCGCAGCCAAGAACGCGGTGAAGCTGTACCGCGTAACCTATAACTCGGTGGTGCCGGAGCGCGGCAACAAGCCGATCGTCGCGACGGGCCTCATCGCCATTCCCGACATTGCCGGCACGTCGTTCCCGCTGGTGTCCTATCAGCACGGCACGGTCTACGAGAAGACGCAGGTGCCGTCCTTTCCGGACCAGTCGCCGGAAACGCAGCTGATGCTCGCGCAGTTCGCCGGGCAGGGCTACATCGTCATCGGCGCCGACTATTTCGGCATGGGCTCTTCCAAGGAGCCGGAAGGCTACATGGTCAGGGCCAGCCATCAACAGGCGACCTATGACATGCTGATGGCGAGCCGCGCCGTTCTTGCGCATATGAAGCTGGAGAGCCCGAAGCTGTTTATCGCCGGCTGGTCGCAGGGCGGTTTCGTCACCATGACGTTCCTCGAAAAGCTCGAGGCCGCTGGCGTCAAGGTCGATGCCGCCGTCACCGCCAGCGCGCCGGTCGATATCTTCGTCGCGCTCAACGGCTTTCTGAATTTTCCGCGCAAGATCGATGCCGACTGGGTGAATTCACTCTTCATCCTGTCGTCGTTCTCGTTCGAAAATTATTACGGCGTGCCGGGGCTGGCGCGGTCGTTGATCGCAGACGCTTATTACGATGTCGCGCGCAAGGCCTATTTGCGCGAGCCGTTCAACCCGGCCGACGTGCCGACCGACCTGCGTAAACTTTTGAAGGCGGATTACTTCAATCCGCAGTTCTTCGCTGAGTCGGCCTACGGCAAGCTCGTGGCGCAAACGACCGCCTATCGCTGGATCGTCAAGTCGCCGACGCGCAATTACTATGGCGAGACGGACGAGGCGATTTCGACCGGCCTCGGCCAGCTCGCGGCGACGTATCAGCATGCCATCGGCAATGGTAATAATCAGGTGCAAGCGGTCTCGACCGGCGCGACCTCGCATCGTGGGACTTATGCGACGGCCGTGCCGCAGTGGAAAACGTGGTTCGACGGGCTCTGA
- a CDS encoding DNA-3-methyladenine glycosylase I yields MTLRKFSTIVALAEKHHGAAGVKAKLAEQRREYRSLDQKDDRFLAGMAKAIFSAGFSWDVVEQKWPGFERAFDKFDPKKVAVYGAKDIARLMKDTGIVRNGPKIKATIANARFVRDIAEEHRSFAAFLKSWPTSDQVGLMDYLKKYASRLGGNSVMYFLRFNGWDAFILSGDVTKALIREGVIDNTPTSKASMRAVQEAFNAWTSETGRPQREISRILALSVG; encoded by the coding sequence GTGACCTTGCGCAAATTCTCCACCATCGTCGCTCTCGCCGAGAAGCATCACGGCGCCGCCGGCGTAAAGGCAAAGCTCGCGGAGCAACGTCGCGAGTATCGCAGCCTCGACCAGAAAGACGACCGCTTTCTTGCCGGCATGGCAAAGGCCATCTTTTCGGCCGGCTTTTCCTGGGACGTGGTGGAACAGAAATGGCCGGGTTTTGAGCGCGCCTTCGATAAGTTCGATCCGAAGAAAGTTGCGGTCTATGGCGCGAAGGACATCGCGCGGCTGATGAAAGATACCGGCATCGTCCGCAACGGACCGAAGATCAAGGCGACGATCGCCAATGCCCGCTTCGTGCGCGACATCGCCGAGGAGCACCGCTCGTTCGCGGCCTTTCTCAAAAGCTGGCCGACGTCCGACCAGGTCGGATTGATGGACTATCTGAAGAAGTACGCTTCGAGGCTGGGCGGCAATTCTGTGATGTATTTCCTGCGCTTCAACGGTTGGGATGCTTTCATTCTCTCGGGCGACGTGACCAAGGCCCTGATCCGCGAGGGCGTCATCGACAATACGCCGACCTCAAAGGCCTCTATGCGCGCGGTGCAGGAGGCTTTCAACGCCTGGACCAGCGAAACCGGGCGGCCGCAGCGCGAGATCAGCCGCATTCTGGCGCTCAGCGTCGGGTAA
- a CDS encoding VOC family protein, with protein sequence MQQIAVITLGIAELPRSRRFYTEGFGWTPAFETDEVIFYQMNGFVLSTWRTAALASDMMRTDLMRPGAFALAHNVRDRDQVVPLIGRLTAAGGNLLRAPDEPPHGGFRGYVADPDAHAWEIAWNPAWPIDENGHVKFAVS encoded by the coding sequence ATGCAGCAAATTGCCGTCATTACCCTGGGAATTGCCGAATTGCCGCGCTCACGGCGTTTTTACACGGAAGGTTTTGGCTGGACGCCTGCCTTCGAGACCGACGAAGTGATCTTTTATCAGATGAACGGTTTCGTCCTGTCGACCTGGCGCACGGCGGCACTCGCGAGCGACATGATGCGCACTGACCTGATGCGGCCCGGCGCCTTCGCGTTGGCGCACAATGTGCGCGACAGGGATCAGGTGGTCCCCCTGATCGGGCGCCTGACGGCGGCCGGCGGCAATCTGCTGCGTGCGCCCGACGAGCCCCCGCATGGCGGTTTTCGCGGCTATGTCGCCGATCCGGATGCGCATGCCTGGGAAATCGCCTGGAATCCGGCGTGGCCGATCGATGAAAACGGTCATGTTAAATTCGCGGTGTCCTGA
- a CDS encoding TetR/AcrR family transcriptional regulator: protein MSSTTREQIITTADRLFYENGYEHTSFADIAAAVNISRGNFYYHFRTKDEILTAVIDARLANTRGMLEDWERETADPAERIRRFMHMMIANRTAIKRYGCPVGTLAAEMAKLDHAARGDANRLFTLFRTWLAAQFKTLGCGTQSDALAMHLLARSQGVATLASALRDERFIRHEVALMEDWLAAVAGGKARKRGKRQTH from the coding sequence ATGAGCAGCACCACCCGCGAGCAAATCATCACGACCGCCGACCGGCTGTTCTATGAGAACGGCTATGAGCACACCTCGTTCGCCGACATCGCGGCCGCCGTGAACATCTCGCGCGGCAATTTCTACTACCACTTCAGGACCAAGGACGAGATCCTCACCGCCGTCATCGACGCGCGCCTCGCCAACACCCGCGGGATGCTGGAGGACTGGGAGCGTGAAACCGCCGATCCGGCCGAACGGATACGCCGCTTCATGCATATGATGATCGCCAATCGCACCGCCATCAAACGTTACGGCTGCCCCGTCGGCACGCTGGCCGCCGAAATGGCCAAGCTGGACCATGCCGCGCGCGGCGATGCCAACAGGCTGTTCACCCTCTTCCGCACTTGGCTCGCCGCGCAGTTCAAAACGCTGGGGTGTGGCACACAATCCGATGCGCTCGCCATGCACCTCCTCGCGCGCAGCCAGGGCGTTGCCACACTGGCCAGCGCCCTCCGCGATGAGCGCTTCATTCGCCATGAAGTAGCGCTGATGGAGGACTGGCTCGCCGCGGTCGCCGGCGGCAAGGCTCGCAAGCGCGGCAAACGTCAAACCCACTGA
- a CDS encoding YciI family protein, producing the protein MFIVLLKFSDNKAKAGQFMEGHKAWLKRGFDDGIFLMAGSLKPQLGGGIMAHNISRDALQAFVGDDPFVAHDIVAPEIIEFEPSQQRPELQGLFG; encoded by the coding sequence ATGTTCATCGTGTTGCTCAAGTTTTCGGACAACAAGGCGAAGGCCGGCCAGTTCATGGAGGGCCACAAGGCGTGGCTGAAGCGCGGTTTCGACGACGGCATTTTCCTGATGGCCGGCAGCCTCAAGCCGCAGCTCGGCGGCGGCATCATGGCGCACAACATTTCGCGCGACGCCTTGCAGGCCTTCGTCGGCGACGATCCTTTCGTCGCCCATGACATTGTCGCCCCTGAGATCATCGAATTCGAGCCATCGCAACAACGGCCGGAGCTTCAGGGCTTGTTCGGTTGA
- the yghU gene encoding glutathione-dependent disulfide-bond oxidoreductase — translation MTETTAYTPPKVWTWNKPSGGQFANINRPVSGPTHEKELPVGKHPLQLYSLATPNGQKVTIMLEELLALGHKGAEYDAWLIKIGDGEQFGSGFVAVNPNSKIPALMDRSGAKPIRVFESGAILTYLAEKFGALLPADPAARAECFSWLFWQMGSAPYLGGGFGHFYAYAPTKIEYAIDRFSMETKRQLDVLDKRLADNEYIAGPDYTIADIAIFPWYGGLVKGWLYGDSATFLSAHEYKHVNRWADQLLARPAVKRGRIVNRVSGDPKSQLHERHDASDFETKTQDKLAPAG, via the coding sequence ATGACCGAGACGACCGCCTACACCCCGCCCAAAGTATGGACCTGGAACAAGCCCTCCGGCGGCCAGTTCGCCAACATCAACCGTCCTGTTTCCGGGCCGACCCACGAAAAAGAACTGCCGGTCGGCAAGCATCCGCTGCAACTTTATTCCCTGGCGACACCCAATGGCCAGAAAGTCACGATCATGCTCGAGGAGTTGCTCGCGCTGGGTCACAAAGGCGCGGAATACGACGCCTGGCTGATCAAGATCGGCGACGGTGAGCAGTTCGGCTCCGGCTTCGTCGCCGTCAATCCGAACTCGAAGATCCCCGCCTTGATGGACCGCAGCGGGGCGAAGCCGATCCGCGTGTTCGAATCCGGCGCCATCCTCACTTATCTTGCCGAGAAGTTCGGCGCCCTCCTGCCCGCCGATCCGGCGGCACGCGCCGAATGCTTCTCATGGCTGTTCTGGCAAATGGGCAGTGCGCCTTATCTCGGCGGCGGCTTCGGCCACTTCTATGCCTATGCGCCGACCAAGATCGAATATGCGATCGATCGATTCTCGATGGAGACGAAACGCCAACTTGATGTGCTCGACAAGCGCCTCGCCGACAACGAATACATCGCCGGCCCCGACTACACCATCGCCGACATCGCGATCTTCCCGTGGTACGGCGGCCTGGTGAAAGGCTGGCTGTACGGCGACTCGGCGACCTTCCTCAGCGCCCACGAGTATAAGCACGTCAACCGCTGGGCCGATCAGTTACTCGCCCGCCCCGCCGTCAAGCGTGGCCGCATCGTCAATCGCGTCTCGGGCGATCCGAAGAGCCAGCTGCACGAGCGCCACGACGCCAGCGACTTCGAGACGAAGACGCAGGATAAGTTGGCACCGGCGGGCTAG
- a CDS encoding AraC family transcriptional regulator encodes MDPLSDVLGSVRLTGGVFLDARFTAPWSVTARISADDCTRFLTKPGQVIGYHVVIDGRLLLSIEGAPSVEVRAGEIVLLPHNDMHIMSSAPGLKPVPAGELVQMSPDGGLAHLRHGGGGEETQIVCGFLASEGSYNPVIAALPRALTLDLRKGMSRDWIEASVRFAASELAEGRLASSSVMSRLSETLLVEAVRQYATTQADGNAGWLKGMKDAHVGRALALIHRDIGAYWSAEALAREVGLSRSAFMDRFSALVGVPPIRYLTLWRLETAKLHLRETQKTVAQLAHLVGYESEEAFSRAFKREFGLPPARWRERQSTAPATR; translated from the coding sequence ATGGACCCGCTTTCGGACGTGCTGGGCTCGGTTCGCCTGACCGGAGGCGTCTTTCTCGACGCCCGGTTCACGGCGCCATGGTCCGTCACTGCGCGGATTTCCGCCGACGATTGCACCCGGTTTCTGACAAAGCCGGGTCAGGTGATCGGCTATCACGTCGTCATCGATGGCCGGTTGCTGCTCTCCATCGAAGGCGCGCCTTCCGTCGAGGTTCGCGCCGGCGAGATCGTTCTCCTGCCGCACAACGATATGCACATCATGTCCAGCGCACCCGGGTTGAAGCCGGTGCCTGCCGGGGAGCTTGTTCAGATGTCCCCGGACGGCGGCCTTGCCCACCTCCGCCATGGCGGAGGCGGCGAGGAGACCCAGATCGTTTGCGGATTTCTCGCCAGCGAGGGCAGTTACAATCCGGTGATCGCGGCCCTGCCGCGGGCGTTGACGCTGGATTTACGTAAGGGCATGTCGCGCGACTGGATCGAGGCATCGGTCCGTTTTGCCGCTAGCGAACTCGCGGAGGGTAGGCTGGCCTCGTCAAGCGTGATGTCGCGTCTTTCGGAAACGCTTCTGGTCGAGGCCGTCCGCCAATATGCGACGACACAGGCCGACGGCAATGCTGGCTGGCTGAAAGGGATGAAAGATGCGCATGTCGGGCGGGCGCTGGCGCTGATTCATCGGGACATCGGGGCGTACTGGTCGGCCGAAGCGCTCGCACGCGAGGTCGGCCTGTCGCGCAGCGCCTTTATGGATCGGTTCTCGGCGCTGGTCGGTGTTCCGCCGATCCGGTACCTTACATTGTGGCGGCTCGAAACCGCGAAGCTTCATCTGCGGGAGACGCAGAAGACCGTTGCCCAGCTGGCGCATCTGGTCGGCTATGAATCCGAAGAGGCATTCAGCCGGGCGTTCAAGCGCGAGTTTGGATTGCCGCCGGCGCGGTGGCGCGAGCGGCAATCCACGGCACCCGCAACTCGATGA
- a CDS encoding DsrE family protein: MQTDKLVILVTKGIDSELSSVAFTIANGGLTAGLKVSIFLTSTAIDLVRRGGQKLTHVAPLQSLYGLIEDFQKRGGVIWACPPCVQSRGYEQADLLDGVIITGAAAMHAEIKAGAATLSF; the protein is encoded by the coding sequence ATGCAAACCGACAAGCTGGTCATCCTCGTGACCAAAGGCATCGATTCGGAATTGTCATCCGTCGCCTTCACTATCGCCAATGGCGGACTGACGGCCGGGCTCAAGGTTTCGATTTTTCTGACAAGCACCGCCATCGACCTGGTCCGGCGCGGCGGCCAGAAGCTCACCCATGTGGCGCCGCTGCAGTCGCTTTACGGACTAATCGAGGACTTCCAGAAACGCGGCGGCGTCATCTGGGCCTGCCCGCCCTGCGTACAGTCTCGCGGCTACGAGCAGGCCGACCTGCTCGACGGCGTGATCATCACCGGCGCGGCTGCCATGCATGCCGAAATCAAGGCCGGCGCCGCGACGCTTTCCTTTTGA